The following coding sequences are from one Apodemus sylvaticus chromosome X, mApoSyl1.1, whole genome shotgun sequence window:
- the Cylc1 gene encoding cylicin-1 — protein sequence MVTSGSILLPKAMSGSMTLLKFMLMIQAYVNTKHHADVPGLDCCLSHLLSCPNQATIFKRAGRATLLNSSTVKLTLVVGQEINTTTYDDYILISQSREKWNQGHFALTFPKTPMPDIKKKSGPSELEVTVSRQEKRKIEEGQKPTHVWINQFVREVFLKSSFSLAFITQAPLKYLYNPQTHYIMAETRKPKDDKRRKTLKKNFKGKINSCVINLESMRTIINGKPEILDNTEKHPSKSPHKSKLPKKLNSTSETNLESNNSKKTLKMSLRNDNKNSMNFIWMENAATCCKDNPNTDSEKNVEEFSDEISECMPSSNMNLILRLNEFRSEFTDIDEWSTNCSQNNAKKPSKKGAKKEKDSDIDSGDSKDTKKNTKKKEKKESRKKKDTESDAESGDSKDGKKRINKDKKRESKKKRDTDSTGGESVESKVSKKDKKEKKSPSKKYTESSGSESIDSKGAKKVKKQPKKNVMRSAVSTDSESDAASKKGKKDEKKETKGRRKPVKDTESTDADSESEGDSAGKKGEKKDKKITKKGDKKETKKNAASSGSESDSGVKKEKKKKIKDVGSYTDSSSDTSSKAGRRKISRRSDTESEESSELRVVKTTDDSDASSTDSKRGMTGTRRGYRTLSKKTTFREKGKRSLAARIPSSRERLPFPPCEPFKASPKPIRVCKCKKSSIPPPKPRHAPLPGVEWIHKLL from the exons atggtgacaTCTGGATCAATTCTTCTGCCaaaggccatgtctgggtctatGACCCTATTAAAGTTTATGTTGATGATCCAGGCCTATGTTAACACCAAACACCATGCAGATGTTCCTGGTCTGGACTGCTGCCTGAGTCACTTGCTGAGCTGTCCTAACCAGGCCACCATATTCAAGAGAGCTGGTCGTGCCACTCTCCTGAACAGCAGCACAGTAAAGCTAACTCTGGTTGTAGG ACAAGAAATAAATACTACAACATATGATGATTACATTTTGA TCAGTCAAAGTAGGGAAAAATGGAATCAAGGACATTTTGCTTTGACATTTCCCAAAACACCTATGCCAGATATAAAGAAGAAATCAGGACCTTCAGAATTAGAAGTTACAGTTTCT agacaagagaaaagaaaaattgaggaAGGTCAGAAACCTACTCATGTATGGATAAATCAGTTTGTAAGAGAAGTTTTCTTAAAGTCATCCTTTTCTCTAGCTTTTATTACACAGGCTCCTCTCAAATATCTTTATAATCCTCAAACCCATTATATAATGGCAGAAACTAGAAAGCCCAAAGATGATAAGAGAAGAAAAACTTTGAAGAAAAATTTCAAGGGAAAAATAAACTCATGTGTAATAAATCTGGAGTCCATGAGAACAATAATCAATGGTAAACCTGAAATACTAGACAATACAGAAAAACATCCATCAAAATCACCACATAAAAGTAAATTGCCTAAAAAGTTAAATTCTACATCAGAAACAAATCTAGAATCCAACAATTCTAAGAAAACCTTGAAAATGAGTTTGAGAAATGACAACAAAAATTCAATGAATTTTATTTGGATGGAGAATGCAGCCACATGTTGCAAGGACAATCCTAACACAGACTCTGAGAAGAATGTTGAGGAATTTTCTGATGAGATATCAGAGTGTATGCCCAGCTCAAATATGAATTTAATATTGCGTCTAAATGAGTTCAGATCTGAATTCACAGATATTGATGAATGGTCAACAAATTGCTCACAGAACAATGCAAAGAAGCCTTCAAAGAAGGGTGCAAAGAAGGAAAAGGACTCAGATATTGATTCTGGAGACtcaaaagatacaaagaaaaatacaaagaaaaaagaaaagaaagaatccaGGAAAAAGAAGGATACAGAATCTGATGCTGAATCTGGTGACTCCAAggatggaaagaaaagaataaacaaagataaaaaaagggaaagcaagaaaaaaaggGATACAGACTCTACTGGTGGTGAATCTGTGGAGTCCAAGGTTTcaaagaaagataagaaagaaaagaagagtccAAGCAAAAAGTATACAGAATCTTCTGGTAGTGAGTCTATAGATTCAAAGGGtgcaaagaaagtaaagaaacaaCCAAAGAAAAATGTCATGAGGAGTGCAGTTTCGACTGATTCTGAATCAGATGCAGCATCAAAGAAGGGcaagaaagatgaaaagaaggAAACTAAAGGGAGGAGGAAGCCTGTAAAGGATACAGAGTCTACTGATGCTGATTCTGAATCTGaaggtgactcagcaggtaaaaaggGTGAAAAGAAGGAtaagaaaattacaaagaaaggagataagaaggaaacaaagaagaatgcagcatcttctggaagtgagtctGATTCgggagtaaagaaagaaaagaaaaagaaaataaaggacgTGGGGAGTTACACTGATTCATCATCTGATACATCTTCCAAGGCAGGCAGAAGGAAAATTTCAAGGCGCTCAGATACTGAATCTGAAGAGTCATCAGAGCTGAGAGTTGTAAAGACCACTGATGATTCAGATGCCTCatccacagactcaaagagaGGAATGACAGGAACTAGGAGAGGATACAGAACATTATCCAAAAAGACTACTTtcagagaaaaggggaaaagaagTTTGGCTGCTAGAATCCCTTCATCAAGAGAAAGACTACCCTTTCCTCCTTGTGAGCCTTTTAAAGCATCACCTAAGCCCATACGTGTCTGTAAATGCAAGAAATCATCTATACCACCTCCAAAACCAAGACACGCTCCTTTG CCTGGAGTGGAGTGGATTCATAAGCTGCTCTGA